The following proteins are encoded in a genomic region of Ananas comosus cultivar F153 linkage group 25, ASM154086v1, whole genome shotgun sequence:
- the LOC109728919 gene encoding leucine-rich repeat receptor protein kinase MSP1-like, whose amino-acid sequence MQYRLLLLLALWLLGHHGILTSGCFEIEKEALLTFKAGIIDTSNRLSSWAGRDCCSTWKGVVCDNNTGHVLKLNLRNKYFGHSNWSDYNSLRGEINPSLLVLSHLSRLDLSGNDFGGISIPKFIGSLKSLMHLDLSGSNFGGEIPEQLGNLSNLRYIDLSRSLFTCETPLQISNLSRLHTLRLSDAFASYNPCVGDLSWLSHLSSIRVLHLSLLNLSNATDWLEAVNTLHFLQELVLSACHLTNIPTSLSYLNFTSLKFLAISENGPFNTILPTWLWNLTKLSYLDLRYSGFHGKIPDSLGNLTSLNTLLLGSNDFDGGIPRSIQNLCNLVNIDLSSVGIGGDIAELMGQLHCSWKNMEQLMLQNNKLHGSLFGWLEEMKNLSILDLRNNSLGGPIPSGIGRHSNFQWLDLSYNSLQGVVSEAHFANLSKLDTLILGPNSLMIDMDQNWIPPFQLSYLILDSCQFSHPQFPAWLRSQMLLVDLSLPNTSIADTIPEWFWNLPYRFVDLSYNQIRGKLPVSLQSTILERFIWRSNRLEGPIPSLPNTLKILDLSENSISGPLSPLSNISQLNFLLLSSNQINGSIPSYICELIYLEVLDLSNNSLSGELPQCWKNSFLLILDLSNNNLAGKIPSPIGSLSSLTILHLNNNNFYGELPLELQHSNNLLFLDVSNNKLTGEIPRWIGENLQDLVILQLRSNMFVGEIPSELARLAHLQFLDLAHNNLTGSIPRSFGNFSAMTYDAIHNYDGNGYTIDENNFTSFDYSSNLLVVIHREEYQYSTTIYLLKILDLSENNLSGQIPEEIVALVLLRSLNLSGNHLTGMIPERLGDMRYLESLDLSLNELQGAIPQSLSALTFLNHLNLSYNNLSGRIPTGSQLDRLNDPSIYIGNYYLCGPPTENNCSKDDANPYPKRDNNNGTHETIWLYLGMGSGFATGLWGVYVAFLFRRSWRITYFQMTDKLFDDIYVMVVLSWRRLKGKIAGRRPLS is encoded by the coding sequence ATGCAATACCGTTTGCTACTTCTACTCGCACTATGGCTTTTAGGCCATCATGGTATCCTTACAAGCGGGTGCTTCGAGATCGAAAAGGAGGCACTCCTAACCTTCAAAGCTGGTATTATCGATACGAGCAATCGCTTGTCTTCATGGGCCGGTCGAGATTGTTGTAGCACTTGGAAGGGAGTAGTTTGCGACAACAACACCGGCCACGTTTTGAAGCTCAACCTTCGAAACAAATATTTCGGGCATTCCAATTGGTCAGATTATAATTCCCTGCGCGGTGAGATCAATCCATCTTTACTTGTTTTAAGTCATTTGAGTCGCCTCGATCTTAGTGGGAATGATTTTGGTGGAATCTCTATCCCGAAATTTATCGGTTCGTTAAAAAGCTTGATGCATCTTGATCTCTCCGGTTCTAATTTCGGGGGTGAGATACCTGAGCAACTTGGCAACCTATCTAATCTTCGTTATATCGACCTTTCTCGTTCGCTCTTCACTTGTGAAACGCCTCTTCAGATTAGTAATCTCTCTCGACTGCATACTCTGCGTTTGAGTGACGCTTTTGCTTCCTACAACCCTTGTGTTGGTGACCTTTCATGGCTCTCTCACTTGTCTTCTATTAGGGTTCTTCATTTAAGCCTGCTAAACCTATCCAATGCTACAGATTGGTTAGAAGCAGTAAACACGTTGCACTTTCTACAAGAATTAGTTTTATCAGCATGCCATCTTACTAACATTCCAACATCTCTTTCTTATCTCAATTTCACATCCCTGAAATTTCTTGCTATTAGTGAAAATGGTCCCTTCAATACCATTCTGCCAACTTGGCTATGGAATCTTACCAAGCTTTCCTATCTTGATCTCAGATATTCTGGATTTCATGGGAAGATCCCAGACTCACTTGGAAACTTAACTTCTTTGAACACCCTATTGCTAGGATCTAATGATTTTGACGGTGGCATACCTAgatcaattcaaaatttgtgcAATTTAGTAAATATAGACTTGAGTTCTGTTGGCATCGGTGGAGATATTGCAGAGTTGATGGGGCAGTTGCATTGCTCATGGAAGAATATGGAGCAACTAATGTTACAAAATAACAAGCTTCATGGAAGTTTATTTGGATGGCTAGAGGAGATGAAGAATCTAAGCATTCTTGATCTTAGAAATAATTCACTAGGAGGGCCTATTCCTAGTGGAATTGGGAGACACTCAAATTTTCAATGGTTAGACCTCTCTTATAATTCCTTGCAAGGTGTCGTATCTGAAGCTCATTTTGCCAACCTATCAAAGTTGGACACGTTGATCTTAGGCCCAAATTCATTGATGATTGACATGGATCAAAATTGGATCCCTCCATTTCAACTTTCATATCTTAttttagattcttgtcaattttcGCATCCTCAATTTCCAGCGTGGCTTCGATCGCAAATGCTACTTGTTGATCTAAGCCTGCCCAACACTAGCATTGCAGATACCATTCCTGAATGGTTTTGGAATTTGCCATATCGTTTTGTAGATCTCTCCTATAATCAGATTAGAGGCAAGTTGCCCGTGTCCTTGCAATCTACAATCCTAGAACGTTTTATTTGGAGGTCTAACAGACTCGAAGGCCCAATTCCGTCTTTGCCAAACACGCTTAAAATATTAGATCTCTCAGAAAATTCTATATCAGGACCCCTCTCACCACTCTCCAATATTTCGcagttaaattttttgttactATCAAGCAATCAGATTAACGGTAGTATCCCATCTTATATATGTGAACTAATATATCTAGAAGTTCTAGATCTTTCAAACAACTCTTTATCAGGAGAACTCCCTCAATGCTGGAAGAATTCATTCCTTTTAATCTTGGATTTGTCAAACAACAATCTTGCCGGCAAAATTCCTTCTCCAATTGGTTCACTGAGCTCGCTCACAATATTGCACCTCAACAATAACAACTTCTATGGAGAACTTCCTTTGGAATTGCAACATTCCAATAATTTGCTGTTCCTTGACGTTAGCAACAATAAACTCACAGGGGAAATCCCAAGATGGATAGGTGAAAACTTGCAGGATCTAGTAATATTGCAGTTGAGATCAAATATGTTTGTGGGAGAAATTCCTTCGGAACTTGCACGACTTGCTCATCTCCAATTCTTGGATCTTGCGCATAACAATTTGACGGGATCAATACCACGCTCTTTTGGTAACTTTAGCGCTATGACCTATGATGCAATTCACAATTATGATGGAAATGGATATACCATTGACGAGAACAACTTTACATCTTTTGACTACAGTAGTAACTTGCTTGTGGTAATACACAGAGAAGAGTATCAATATTCTACCACCATTTATCTTCTCAAGATTCTGGACCTCTCAGAAAACAATCTAAGTGGTCAAATTCCAGAAGAGATAGTTGCACTTGTGTTATTGCGTAGTTTGAATTTATCAGGAAATCATCTAACTGGAATGATTCCGGAAAGGTTAGGTGACATGCGCTATCTGGAATCGCTTGACCTCTCCCTAAATGAGCTTCAAGGTGCTATTCCACAAAGCTTGTCGGCTTTGACATTTTTGAACCACTTGAATTTATCTTATAACAATTTATCTGGAAGAATTCCAACGGGAAGTCAATTGGACCGACTTAACGATCCGTCAATATACATCGGCAACTATTATCTTTGTGGACCTCCTACCGAAAATAACTGTTCCAAAGATGATGCAAACCCTTATCCTAAAAGAGACAACAACAACGGAACTCATGAGACAATATGGTTATATCTTGGAATGGGATCAGGATTTGCGACAGGATTATGGGGTGTGTATGTTGCCTTCTTATTCCGGAGATCATGGAGGATCACTTATTTTCAAATGACTGATAAATTATTCGATGACATATACGTGATGGTAGTGTTAAGTTGGAGGAGGCTGAAAGGAAAAATTGCTGGACGAAGGCCACTTTCTTGA